Within the Apis cerana isolate GH-2021 linkage group LG9, AcerK_1.0, whole genome shotgun sequence genome, the region taaatttaaaagtactttcactatatacataaaataatatataacatttgtttttatataaaattaaaaaaatttgttattgtaaatatttataaacaatatttcttatttaagtttctattgaattttttatcaattaatgtattattattgttttattataatcttttatatagaaagttatataataatattttatatttgaacttatttattttttaattattgtagaattttataatttatataaatatatacatataaatatagttttgaagaatataattaattttaacttattaatttatcaacaattataaataatgataaaattagatttcttttaatttaattcaaattgtgtttatattatttattaaacaaattttaatcatttttatgattattattttgtttgcaTTAACGAGTGaatgatttacaattttaattatataaaaacatgatttgataattttcggATGCTTATAAAATGGAcggttaaattttatataatacttgaaaaaatattaatatattttaaatgttttatataaaatatttataaaatatctggttagatataaatgataaaggaaatattatctttggttattaatatatagagtAATGAGCTAAATTGTATCATTGGTTAATGAATGTTTCGATTGCTTTTATTACGATTACGTAATAATGATGCATCTAAAAGAGAATAGGTACCAGGTTCAAACACTGGCGGATATTCAAGACCAGGATAATCAGGCGGTGGTGACGTAGGTGGTGGTATATAAGGTAACGTCGGTGGTATTATTGAGTTTCTAcctatatattctttttgaaaagattGAGTTGCATtatcctaaaaataaatatttatattttattatatcattatatttaatataatatttactatatttactTGAATTACatacttttgatattaaatttgcaGTACATAATGAAGATGTGTCTGAATTCCAATCATTAACTGAAGTAACTGAATTAAAACTTTGACTGAGAGTATGAGAATTATTTCCATTGAAAGGATTAATTAACTGGTTGAGTCCACTATCATTAGGATTCTGATTATTTGAATGATTTGTTGATCGACTTGAttgattataacatttttctctaaataaaGCTCTATGTAATTTTGGTGatcctataaataatatatattatattataatttttataattgaaatttataatatattatttattttatttacctaATAAGGTTTTTTGTGTTTCCTTAGGTAAATCAAGTGTAGATGATTtttgttgatatttattactaaataaatttttcaaacgatttgttttttgaacttgttcatttttatctaGGTGCATTTCAAATGCAGCAGTCATTCCTTCTTGTTCGAACGGAGAAGTTGGTATAGGAGGAGGTTGATACTGAGCTACATTTTTTAAACGGATTTTGTCATaattaatgttctttttatCAACTCGTCGTATAGAGTCTAACCAATGTTTATCTGAAGAAATATGATCACGTCGAATTGTTAGATTGAAACTTCCTTTGCGACTAACggacacatttttttttccgcgTTGTAAAGTTTGATAAAAAGCATGAAacgtaaaatcattattagatTCAgatgaatctaaaaaaaaaaaaataataataataatatcaatcttataatatatataaagtaattattatataagcaataaaatttaCCATTATTCTGGGTAAGTGATCTTGATGTCGATTTTACATCTTCTGATAAattgttgatattttttggcaaataataatcatacgaTCTAGAAATATCATGATTACTTGAAGATTGtgcttgatttatataaatattagtattatattcGCAAGTCAAGCTCACTTGTCTTTTAGATTTATCGATAGTATCTGGTTTATTATAACTCAAAGATGTTATTTGTTGTTCATCTGTAATAGTTTTACAATGAATTGAATTACATGATTTCATTTGctgaaaatttaatccatctgacaatttttttttgtcaatatAACAAAgttcatttgattttttatgaactgattttgataattcttctttatattcgcttttttttgaatctaaATCTCCGCTAAATTGTCGCATTGTGTGAATATTGTCCACATTTCGTGAATAATCATACAAAACAGTATTCATCATTACttcatcgttatttttattttgaacatcattattgaaatttccatCAGCAACAATTTTACTTTGTTCATTAATTGTCTCATTGTcatgaaaatttctatattgaaTATGAACATGATCATTAGTTAAAGGTGTCATTCGTGGTGATGTAACTCTTGTTCTAGCAACTTGTCTTTGATCTTCTTGTGGTAGCAACATAAATTCTTCTAATGTAATGATACCTTGCACATCTTCTggtcttctatttttattattgagacacctgaatattaaatatttattttatttttaattattaaacataatttactttatcaaattcaatataataaaaaattatatatatatataaacattttcatatatatatatttcatatatatttcatatatatatatatatatatatatatatatatatataaatgtttaaaaaacatgctctaaattaattaaggaTAGTGTATAggaaaatacttaaaataaggaaaacatgcacaaaatatatacatataaaataaattcaatcaacatctttgtttatttaattattttattatagaataaaatatcacaatattttcaattgttattatcttttaataaaaaattcatttctatatgttcataaaaataaatgaatataataatttaaatttaatagaatttttaaaacttatatatcaCATacttaaacatataaaattgtattagttTTAGAGCATGCAACAAACTGTTACCTGTCTGTGGTACGTCTATAATCATTCatatcttgaatattatttgatatatcacTTGTACTATGAGATGCATATAATCCATAAAATGTACTTCCTGCTATTGTCATTTGTAAATCTGGCGAATTTGGAACAGAATCttgttttctataaaaaaaaaaaattcatattttatctctattttaaataaaatatttcatattaaatgatCTTACTTATTAGGCATAGATGTAGGAAGAACTCTTCTATAACTTCTAAATTGCGCAGTTGGAACAGGTACATTGTGATTTCTTGTACCAAGAAATTTCAAGTATTTTCTATCTAAACTAGCACCATTAATTTCATGATCCTTATACACAGAATAATCTttacgaacaattttttttaacgatccaAATGGTTTTTCGAAATTCGGTTTATATTCCGTAGTATGAACATTTTTAACTTTACTTTTTTGTTCACAGTCACTTTCATCTGTTTCGCTGAAAAGAGCACTATTTCTACTATGATCATCTGCACCTAAAGTTGCTTTATTAATTGCATCTACCCATAAGGTGAGAAAATCTTCAGTATCTGcagcaaaataaaatactgtTCCTGTATGATAAACTTTAAATGCATATTTTCTAGATTTTACTTCAGCAGCTCGTGATACAGTAAATCCGGTTAAAGCTATGAGACAATCTGCTTTTATACTATTTCGTGCCTTAaacctatattaaaaataaaatgaaataaatatttataaaaaaaatatataaattcaaaaatttatttaacaaaccTATATAATGAAGaacattttaaaacaaacCAAGCTTTTGCCCAAGCACCACCTGCACCTCTTGTACGATATGTTAACCATCCTTCTAAATCACCTGTGCCTATATctttaacagaaatatttcttttccctaattaaaaaataatataaaaattaataaatatttaaaaattaatatatacattatatatacattaatatatataatcttcgcttatacattatataatattatataattatatatacaatatatacaatatataaattatatatacattaatatatatttattaaatatgtattatgaattaattacttGCAAATAATATGCTTCGTTTTCTATTACTTCTTGGACTATTACTTGAAGATTTACTTAAACTTCCATGTAATCCAATACTTCTGGCCACCATCATAGCTTTATTAACTACAcctttttcaaaacttttttctttctcaaataCTTTAGATTTATGATCTAAAAATTGCTTTGAAGAACATGAACCATCTGGTGAATCCATATTTTGGGAGTAACACtcagtattattataatattccattGTTGAATTAGTGTACATAGATTTCTCAATAGTAGGTTCATACTTATCACAGATAAACTTAGTTTCTTTTACTTGCTTATCATTGTAttctaaatatgtaaaatctaaattagttttaagttcattatctgaaatatcatcaataaattctaatttttctgtaaaattattacaagcatcaaaataattttgtctatcttgatctaataaattatttttgatatgattttccataaaatattctgcactttttaaatcctttttagcattaaaattttctgatatatatttttcataattttcacatatttttgAAGTGTTAGTTATAGATGTATCCCCTgctaattttgaataatatttacgtGGTGGTGGATCTGGAGGTATTAAATGAGATCTAGcttctaatttcttattacattCACTTTTTACTTCAATACAAGATTGTATTGcattttcttgaataattaaattttcagcttttatattatcattttgtattttttgacaaaaatgAATATGAGGAATGTTTtgagtaatattattataaatttttgtattatcttcTGTGGTATTCAGGTCattatttgtacatatttGTCCACGaacttgaatattttcttttagtaatgtattagattttctttccattaatttcatatgttCTATTGAAGCACAATGGTTTGATCCATTAAACATTTGAtgaatatttccaaatttatttagatttgaattactattttgattattattttctataaaactatttattgattctattttatcttcgCTTTTATGACTTAAACttgaattatttgcaaaaatttcagTGTTATATATTACCGACATATTTCCTGCTTCAACAgtcaaattttttgtaatattttttttatcgtatttatttacttcagtATTAATATGTTCATTATTGCTTTGGTTTTCTATACTGATTTCatgatttgtaattattttatatataggaaTTGAATATTCAGATGATTTTTCAgaacattctttttcttcattatcttgcataatatatttatcaatattactatttttttgaatattattatcaaaatttatttgaatacttTGTTTTTGATcatcaatattttccaatttttgttGATCTTCAAAATTTGTAGAAGACAATTGTACATCAgtcttatttaattcattgctTACATTATTTGTAGATAACTCtaatgcataaaataatttttgctttcTATCTTCTATATTGTCAATATCCATTGAATCATATGCTGGTGTACTATaacttttatctaattttcctctctctttaccactatttatattaagttcTTTACTGCttactgtatttttattattactatgtttatctctaataaaattgttgcaTTCATCTAAAGGCACATCTGTATCACTCAAGTTATTGTTATTGGTAACATTAACAGGCATTTGAGAAATTTGTctggatatatttatattactacaTAATTcttcttgaataattttacatgtatcttttttttcatgaattaaaTTGATGGTATTATCTTTTTGAGAAACATCATGTTTCATAGATTTAtcttgaaattgtatttttttatcatcattttgtccttcatttttcttttttcttttgctttgttctatatttatacatgtttGTGATCGTATAGTTGATGGTACATTATCTAAACCATGAGCACAAGATGCTGCTTTGTCCCGTAATTGAGAACTTGTATTATGTTCTTGCTTCAATTCTTTCCAAAATTGTTCTATATCAATTCCATGTTTAGTAGTAGGACTAGCACCAGTTATAGTAGCTCGTCTTTGAACTGAATTTCTTGGTTTTGTAGAATATAATCGAATAGATAAAGGTGGTTCTGTTTCACTATCTGAATCACTACTATCTATGATCAttgtatctaaaatattaacagtATCTAATATACTTGTAGGTTCTGGTCTGGAATTCTTCGgcctaaaaaaattaaaaaatttatattatattaaattttattattaatttcaatttcatatttttataaaaatataaatatatatatgaatataaatataaataccttGGTAATGGCATTGTAAAATCTGGTATAGTTAATAATTCTGGTCTTGGAGAAGGAAGATTATGTTGCCATCGTGTAGTATAAgatgtttttttattgcttGGAAGTCGATATggttttatgtaaatttgacCATATACTTTTGTGTGTCTTGGTCTACGTTTCAAAGTTAATAATACTTCTGCAGGACTTTCacgaaataattctaaaagattttttcgTTCCCAACCAACTACAGTCTGATAATTtacctaaaatatatttgaattaaattgtatatttaaattgcttaaaaaaaataaaaatttaattgagaaaaagaaaaatcacttGAACAATTTCATCTCCTTCTTCCATTTTACCACACTGATGTGCAGCTgatccaaatttaatttcagcaATTTGATGAGCTCCATGAAAAGAtggcaaaatataaaatccctataaaataaaataattttcaattttgattttttatacatattataaaaattattatttttacaatatctttattgatataaaacatttatctaAATAGGAAGTTAAACTATgttgaatgaataattatagttttatcaATAAAGGATGTAgcagataattttttcataatggtTATAAAGtatgttattttatgatttatgttaaatattttatatatattattcattgtatcattaattataaatatatgtaaagataaaatagaagaaaattattaatttcatattaaacttACTAAATCATCTCCtggtcttttttttaatgttgctAAATCTAAACTAGCAGGTTGTAATATCATAGGATCAGAAATatcttgtattatataatctgCTAATTTTGCTAATTGTCCACAAGTTGTTCTAATTTCTTCTATTGGTTTTTCTGCAAATCTATCTCTTTGCGCACATGTGGCCATTTCCAAAGCTAGTTTCATTAATTCaactttcttttcattatattccAATTGTCCACTAAAGGGAGGTCGATCAAGCCATCTTATTAATGGTTTTACAGCCATTATAACTGATGCTACATCTGATAATGTTTGAGTTGTAACAGGTTTAGAATCTGTTTGgcgaaataattcattttgtaaACTATGTGCTTGACAAGACAATCGCAGTGCCAATAGTTGAAGATTTTCACGATCAAgttcataatgaaaatttcttaaatattctacagcttcaagaataatttcttGATGACCAAATTTCAATACTCCAAGATGTTCTAGATCTTCAGGTCTCAAACTTAATAACTGTTTTCCATTGACACCATGATTTGTAAAGCTATGCACATATGGAAGAACAGAATTATCTAAACCTAAAATAAGAAtcactttttaaaaagattatattaaaaaaaaatatgaaagtataaaacagtaatatcttaattaataacaaatgaatttaaataaatcataaaattatagaaaaaaaataatttatatttttgtctttaatataattattataattattatttattataattatccatataattgtataattttgttcttttattttattcattttaatcgataataattaaaaattcataaatattaatatagatttagaaattatagaatatttaaataatattactagttatgaaatatttttagaaaaaattgaatgtcattaaagatttttttcgtaaaaatatacaaaattatatgattaaataactattttacatatgaactaaaatgattgattaaaaagaaagagacaaAAGGGATGCGGGCGTATACTATAAACGTTTCACACGTAATTTTCcgttatatttgcaaataataaatttcatttgtttctgaaaatatatcaataaatattttgattccaaagaaaattcgatttttcacaCCTTTCAACCATTCGCACACTTGTTCAGTTTTCCATTCAGCGACATTAACATACGCCATGACCTGATCATATACTAATTCACAAAATGCGCTAAAGATTCTTTTCGCCTTTAGTCGTTCTAATTTTCTCTACTGCCCCGTCGATAACTGTTAAGTATTTGATTCAACATTAACTATGCACTATATGATAGTTCAAGATAATTATGCTATGCTACGTGTTTATGTGCTGACAACATTAAGAATAAATGTcaacattttttgaaaatataaaatttattatttattcaataaaaataaaatgtttttctattatttttagtatattaatatattttaataaaacattataatataatataagtgatatataatataattttatatacatttgataatataattattatatatagttggtagttcttatttaatatcatacatcagaaaaaaatgttttttttaccaatttataatattaatatcatattttatatcatatttaatatttatcccattaatgttatatttttattattttataaacaattcatcgaaatatataaattaaaatacaaaattaaatgaaatttatatatatttttatttattcatatacatattttttttaccatattaataattcattacatattacataggatttaaataaaaataagtatttatagaatatttatactgtatataaaatataaaatatatattatttttacatatatatatttacaatatttttatatattttttatatataataataccaaGTATGcctatttctaataatataattaagattaatacaaatttatttaataaaactctACGtctcataatatttaatattcttcttgttttatttaattcttcatcTGTTTGTGATAATCTTCTTTCTGTTCGTAATAATTGTTCTCCTTGTCTACTCAATTCAGAAATTACCTCAGTTCCTATTTGTTCACTTTCAATTGCAATTGCTTGAGATCTGCTAATAGATTGTGAAGATCGTTCCAATATTGCATTTCCTTCTAATAATGTTTGTCTATGTTCTTCTTCCCaattaattccaaaattcattgtgataattatttataaatatgtttataataagaaaacaaaagttgtttaaattgtaaaatccatcataatatctataaattcacTTTGATCaactgaaattataaatataagtataatttttaaagtatttataatataaaatgtataaaataaattttatattatattaaataaaaattttatcaatataattaatctaaaataaaagatctTTTTACTAGAACCATCTTGATCTAaatcaaattcttttatcataagttccatttcttcattaattagattacatttaagtttttgattaaatttctgtaaatcttccaatgttattttattgattgaagatttgtttataaataacttaaaaacatatttaatttcatctataGGATTCCGcttaattaacatttctgttactgaataaatattaaaatttaaataaaatattacaaagaattttaaatattattatacatattaaataccttaatttctttaaaaattaataaataaaacattatttcattaaatttaatattttttgttaaacataccgacataataaaaatcattaaaacaaattttattataaccaCGCTTGTCGTACATTCGTATTAtggttaaaatataagatttttttactgGGAAACCTAAAGCTTTTAATGCAGCTTTCATTTCATAGTAATCTAAATAACCATCAATATCACTAtccattaaacaaaataattcttttaagcGTTTTTTTGTACTTTCCATATTCTTTGTGACATTTGACATAATTaacagtaaatatttaaatattactaaaattgaattgttgtttatctcttatttattttacaaaagattaccaaaattttgattttcttttgtcattactttattttgttatatgtaataaattactttaattaaaatatacttgctgaatatgatttttatatatctttataatataatatctatattttatacaatacttacatatttatttatatataactttataaaatatttaactaattttttttgataatttctatGATTCTATGACATAGCAACATGTTTAgattgttttgaaaataaattttaacgaactAAGAGTCGTTTCTCTTTGTTTCGTtcttcaattgaaaataaatgtttgattATCGATTACTTTAATGCTCATTTTCCACGTCACAAAAACGAAAATGCATacgaaatgcaaaaaatatatcaaaaatgaataataaaaaaaaataaataaaataataagacgaCGTGAAAATGAGCATTATAATGATCGATAATcagataatattcatttttaattggataACAAAAATCTGATGAAAAAAGCTTTactagatattattattgctactTACTTTTACTACGTTATTGACCAGTGATATCGTAGATCGTGATATCGTAATTCGTAACgtttttaattcattgataATTGTCGTTATTGATgtcgttaaattaataaaaatgacacGAATTACATTTCTTCATCCAGATCTTGGTATTGGAGGAGCAGAAAGATTAGTAATAGATGCTGCTTTAGCTTTAAAGAAAGGAGGATATGAGGTTAATTTCGTGACAACTCATCATGATCCTGAACATTGTTTCTCTGAAACAAAAGATGGAACAATTCCTGTTACAGTTGTGGGAAATTGGTTGCCTAGACATGTTTTTGGTAGATTTTTCGCACTTTTTGCTTATATTCGTATGGTgagttatttgttaaattttaatgtgtttataaattattcatatattgtattatattttttctagataTATGCAGCtagctatattattttttgtgaacATCGACCAGATATTGTATTCTGTGATTTAGTTTCTGTATGCATTCCTATTCTTCGATTACGAAttccatatataattttttattgtcattATCCAGATCAGTTGCTTTCACAATCAAAGGGAATTAGTAAACAATTATATCGTGCACctcttaattatttagaagaattaaCAACTGGAATGgcacataaaatatttgtaaatagcATATATACACTTTCTGTGTTTAAACAtacttttaagaaattatgtaTTGAACCTGAAGTTTTATATCCTTCTATTAACACTGATTTCTTTGATAAAACTCGAATAATATCtttagaaagaatatttgataaaaaattgccATCagatagtattatattattgtctaTTAACAGATAtgaacgtaaaaaaaatttagaattagcAATAGAAGCATTGGCAgaacttcaaaaatatttgacagaagaagaatataaaaaagtatatttaattatggcTGGTGGATATGATAAAAGAGTTGAAGAAAATGTAGAATATTACTTGGAATTAATAGGACTTGTTGATGAATTACATGTAAcagaaaaagtaatatttcttCGATCTCCTTcagatattgataaaatatctattttatatcattgtaaaattatattatacacacCTCCAAATGAACATTTTGGTATTGTACCACTTGAAGCAATGTATATGAGTAAACCAGTAATTGCACATAATTCTGGTGGGCCAAAAGAATCTATAATTTCTGGAGTTACTGGATTTTTGGTTGATTTATCTGGTGATGCATTTGCTTCAAAAATagcttat harbors:
- the LOC107993126 gene encoding uncharacterized protein PF3D7_1120600 isoform X1, giving the protein MAYVNVAEWKTEQVCEWLKGLDNSVLPYVHSFTNHGVNGKQLLSLRPEDLEHLGVLKFGHQEIILEAVEYLRNFHYELDRENLQLLALRLSCQAHSLQNELFRQTDSKPVTTQTLSDVASVIMAVKPLIRWLDRPPFSGQLEYNEKKVELMKLALEMATCAQRDRFAEKPIEEIRTTCGQLAKLADYIIQDISDPMILQPASLDLATLKKRPGDDLGFYILPSFHGAHQIAEIKFGSAAHQCGKMEEGDEIVQVNYQTVVGWERKNLLELFRESPAEVLLTLKRRPRHTKVYGQIYIKPYRLPSNKKTSYTTRWQHNLPSPRPELLTIPDFTMPLPRPKNSRPEPTSILDTVNILDTMIIDSSDSDSETEPPLSIRLYSTKPRNSVQRRATITGASPTTKHGIDIEQFWKELKQEHNTSSQLRDKAASCAHGLDNVPSTIRSQTCINIEQSKRKKKNEGQNDDKKIQFQDKSMKHDVSQKDNTINLIHEKKDTCKIIQEELCSNINISRQISQMPVNVTNNNNLSDTDVPLDECNNFIRDKHSNNKNTVSSKELNINSGKERGKLDKSYSTPAYDSMDIDNIEDRKQKLFYALELSTNNVSNELNKTDVQLSSTNFEDQQKLENIDDQKQSIQINFDNNIQKNSNIDKYIMQDNEEKECSEKSSEYSIPIYKIITNHEISIENQSNNEHINTEVNKYDKKNITKNLTVEAGNMSVIYNTEIFANNSSLSHKSEDKIESINSFIENNNQNSNSNLNKFGNIHQMFNGSNHCASIEHMKLMERKSNTLLKENIQVRGQICTNNDLNTTEDNTKIYNNITQNIPHIHFCQKIQNDNIKAENLIIQENAIQSCIEVKSECNKKLEARSHLIPPDPPPRKYYSKLAGDTSITNTSKICENYEKYISENFNAKKDLKSAEYFMENHIKNNLLDQDRQNYFDACNNFTEKLEFIDDISDNELKTNLDFTYLEYNDKQVKETKFICDKYEPTIEKSMYTNSTMEYYNNTECYSQNMDSPDGSCSSKQFLDHKSKVFEKEKSFEKGVVNKAMMVARSIGLHGSLSKSSSNSPRSNRKRSILFARKRNISVKDIGTGDLEGWLTYRTRGAGGAWAKAWFVLKCSSLYRFKARNSIKADCLIALTGFTVSRAAEVKSRKYAFKVYHTGTVFYFAADTEDFLTLWVDAINKATLGADDHSRNSALFSETDESDCEQKSKVKNVHTTEYKPNFEKPFGSLKKIVRKDYSVYKDHEINGASLDRKYLKFLGTRNHNVPVPTAQFRSYRRVLPTSMPNKKQDSVPNSPDLQMTIAGSTFYGLYASHSTSDISNNIQDMNDYRRTTDRCLNNKNRRPEDVQGIITLEEFMLLPQEDQRQVARTRVTSPRMTPLTNDHVHIQYRNFHDNETINEQSKIVADGNFNNDVQNKNNDEVMMNTVLYDYSRNVDNIHTMRQFSGDLDSKKSEYKEELSKSVHKKSNELCYIDKKKLSDGLNFQQMKSCNSIHCKTITDEQQITSLSYNKPDTIDKSKRQVSLTCEYNTNIYINQAQSSSNHDISRSYDYYLPKNINNLSEDVKSTSRSLTQNNDSSESNNDFTFHAFYQTLQRGKKNVSVSRKGSFNLTIRRDHISSDKHWLDSIRRVDKKNINYDKIRLKNVAQYQPPPIPTSPFEQEGMTAAFEMHLDKNEQVQKTNRLKNLFSNKYQQKSSTLDLPKETQKTLLGSPKLHRALFREKCYNQSSRSTNHSNNQNPNDSGLNQLINPFNGNNSHTLSQSFNSVTSVNDWNSDTSSLCTANLISKDNATQSFQKEYIGRNSIIPPTLPYIPPPTSPPPDYPGLEYPPVFEPGTYSLLDASLLRNRNKSNRNIH
- the LOC107993126 gene encoding uncharacterized protein LOC107993126 isoform X2; translated protein: MAYVNVAEWKTEQVCEWLKGLDNSVLPYVHSFTNHGVNGKQLLSLRPEDLEHLGVLKFGHQEIILEAVEYLRNFHYELDRENLQLLALRLSCQAHSLQNELFRQTDSKPVTTQTLSDVASVIMAVKPLIRWLDRPPFSGQLEYNEKKVELMKLALEMATCAQRDRFAEKPIEEIRTTCGQLAKLADYIIQDISDPMILQPASLDLATLKKRPGDDLGFYILPSFHGAHQIAEIKFGSAAHQCGKMEEGDEIVQVNYQTVVGWERKNLLELFRESPAEVLLTLKRRPRHTKVYGQIYIKPYRLPSNKKTSYTTRWQHNLPSPRPELLTIPDFTMPLPRPKNSRPEPTSILDTVNILDTMIIDSSDSDSETEPPLSIRLYSTKPRNSVQRRATITGASPTTKHGIDIEQFWKELKQEHNTSSQLRDKAASCAHGLDNVPSTIRSQTCINIEQSKRKKKNEGQNDDKKIQFQDKSMKHDVSQKDNTINLIHEKKDTCKIIQEELCSNINISRQISQMPVNVTNNNNLSDTDVPLDECNNFIRDKHSNNKNTVSSKELNINSGKERGKLDKSYSTPAYDSMDIDNIEDRKQKLFYALELSTNNVSNELNKTDVQLSSTNFEDQQKLENIDDQKQSIQINFDNNIQKNSNIDKYIMQDNEEKECSEKSSEYSIPIYKIITNHEISIENQSNNEHINTEVNKYDKKNITKNLTVEAGNMSVIYNTEIFANNSSLSHKSEDKIESINSFIENNNQNSNSNLNKFGNIHQMFNGSNHCASIEHMKLMERKSNTLLKENIQVRGQICTNNDLNTTEDNTKIYNNITQNIPHIHFCQKIQNDNIKAENLIIQENAIQSCIEVKSECNKKLEARSHLIPPDPPPRKYYSKLAGDTSITNTSKICENYEKYISENFNAKKDLKSAEYFMENHIKNNLLDQDRQNYFDACNNFTEKLEFIDDISDNELKTNLDFTYLEYNDKQVKETKFICDKYEPTIEKSMYTNSTMEYYNNTECYSQNMDSPDGSCSSKQFLDHKSKVFEKEKSFEKGVVNKAMMVARSIGLHGSLSKSSSNSPRSNRKRSILFARKRNISVKDIGTGDLEGWLTYRTRGAGGAWAKAWFVLKCSSLYRFKARNSIKADCLIALTGFTVSRAAEVKSRKYAFKVYHTGTVFYFAADTEDFLTLWVDAINKATLGADDHSRNSALFSETDESDCEQKSKVKNVHTTEYKPNFEKPFGSLKKIVRKDYSVYKDHEINGASLDRKYLKFLGTRNHNVPVPTAQFRSYRRVLPTSMPNKKQDSVPNSPDLQMTIAGSTFYGLYASHSTSDISNNIQDMNDYRRTTDRCLNNKNRRPEDVQGIITLEEFMLLPQEDQRQVARTRVTSPRMTPLTNDHVHIQYRNFHDNETINEQSKIVADGNFNNDVQNKNNDEVMMNTVLYDYSRNVDNIHTMRQFSGDLDSKKSEYKEELSKSVHKKSNELCYIDKKKLSDGLNFQQMKSCNSIHCKTITDEQQITSLSYNKPDTIDKSKRQIV
- the LOC114578229 gene encoding uncharacterized protein LOC114578229, whose amino-acid sequence is MSNVTKNMESTKKRLKELFCLMDSDIDGYLDYYEMKAALKALGFPVKKSYILTIIRMYDKRGYNKICFNDFYYVVTEMLIKRNPIDEIKYVFKLFINKSSINKITLEDLQKFNQKLKCNLINEEMELMIKEFDLDQDGSSKKIFYFRLIILIKFLFNII